Within Winogradskyella helgolandensis, the genomic segment CGATAAGGATTGGGTGATTCAAAAATTAAATAAGCATAAGATTTCAAATATTGCACATTTACAAAAGTTCCTTAAAACATATTCGGGCCAAACCGTAACGATTACTGCGGTGAGAGATTATGGGACTAAAATATTTGAAGTAAGAATTCCTTAAATCATTCCTTTATTGTTGTATGTATAATGCAACTAAATAAGTATTAGAATAAGTTCTAATAATTGAATAAAAAATAAAAAACCCATAGCTTAATCGACTATGGGTTTCGCTTTTATTAAACTCTTGTTTTAATTTTTAGACGTCTTCTTTTTATTTTTTGCTTTCTTACTTCCATTAACAGCTGTTTTTTTCCATAAAATAATATCATCCATATCATTTTCAGAAAACTCCCCTTTGGTACTTCTTCCTGTTTTTATATCTAATTCCAATTGCTTTAAAAGTTGTTCTGCAATTTCAGGATGTGTTGTATATAAGTTTGTGGTTTCGGCGGGATCATTTTCCATATCATATAATTGCGCAACAGGCATAGTATCTAATGTCGGATCATCTTCTTTTGGAAAACTCCAACCCCCTGATCCCTTTGATAATAACAATTTCCATTTTCCTAATCTATACCCAAAATGGCCACTTATGGAATGATGAATAACTCCAGCTCTAGTACTATTAATAGCTTCCCCGTGTAATGCTGGTAAAAAACTCACACTATCTTCACCACTTTTTCTTGGCATAACAACATCTGTTATTTCGGAAAACGTAGCGAAAATATCGGTTAAGCAAATTAAATCATTGTTTGTGGTGTTAGGTGCTATGTTATTGGGCCATTTTACAATAAATGGTATGCGATGGCCGCCATCCCATAAATCGGATTTTGAACCACGATAGCCTGCACTTACTAAATGGCCTTTATTTGCAAGCCCTTTGATATTTGCAGCTTTAGAGGCACCATTGTCACTAGTGAAAATTACCAATGTGTTTTCTGACAATCCGTTAGCTTTAAGCGCATCAGTTATTGCTCCCACAGTGGCGTCTGTTTGCATTACAAAATCGGCATAATTACCAAGACCACTTTTTCCTTGCCATTCTTTTGAAGGTACAATTGGTGTATGTGGAGATCCTAAAGGCACATATAAGAAAAAAGGTTTTTCGTCTTTGTTTTTTGCTTGTTGGTTAATATACTCTACCGATTTTGTTGTTAAACGCGGTAACATATTAATTACTTCGTCATGAATAATTACTTTGTCGTTTTCTATAACTGCTTTCATACTTCCAGCGTGGTGAAAACCATGATAATAATCAAATCCTCTATGAATTGGCCCATCTGGTATCGTTGCACCTACAGGTGGTAAGTTTCTGCCTTTTTTGCGAATGGTTGTTTGCGAAACAGGATCTATATATTGAAAATTCAAATGCCATTTTCCAATGATAGCTGTATGATACCCTTGGTCTTTAAGAAAATTTCCAATTGTTGGTCGGTCTTCTTTAATTAAATCTGGAGCAAACCCAGATACGACGCCACTTTGTAATTTTGTACGCCAGCTATAACGTCCGGTCATAATACCATATCGTGTAGGTGTACAAACAGATGCTCCAGCATGTGCATCCGTAAATGTCATCCCTTCTTGGTTTAATTGATCTATATGAGGGGTTTTAATTTTACTAGTTTCTGGTGATAAACTTTGTACATCACCATAGCCTAAATCATCACAGACTATTAGGACAATATTAGGTTTCTTTGCCTTTTTTTGGGCGTTAGAAGACCAAGTAAAGATGCTTAATAGCAAAACAATTAATCTAAGGCTATTACGTTTTTGTTTTTTCATGGTTATATTAATTTAGTATTATTGTGAAATAATTTTTTTTAAAGGAATCTTTATTGTATTCCGTTTATTTTAAATATGAATTAAAATAGTCTATTGTTGTTTTGATTATCGATTCTCGTGTTGGATTAATGTCAGCACCAACTCTTCGCCAATTATGACCTGCGTTTTTTACAATTAATGTGGTTACAGGTGCACCAACCTCATTCGCTTTTTCTGCCATATAATAAGCATGTTTTACAGGGATAGTGGTGTCCTTATCGCCTTGAATCATTAATAACGGAGCACTGTTTTTTTCTAAATAATTAATTGGACTCATTTCCTTATACAGCGCTAATTTATCTTTAGGTTTGGTATCTGGTTTTGTTATTCTAGCACCAAATCGATCTTTAAAATTGGGGCTATCATCATGATTGAATAAACTGATATCTTCAAAATCGCAAGGACCGTACCAAGATACTCCAGCGACCATGTTATAATTGTAAGAAGCCAAATCAGGATCGCCTTTTAGAGTTTCTGGAGCACTTAATAAGAGCATTTGGGAAATATGACCACCAGCAGAGTCTCCAAAAGAGAAAAACCGATTGGCATCAATGCCTAATGTTTCACTGTGTTTAGACAAATAACGCATAGCATCTTTACTGTCTATTACACAGTCTCTCATGGTCGTATTTCCGTCTTTTTTCCAAAGTCTGTAACTCACGGATACCACACAAAATCCTTTTTCTAAAAGTGCTGTGTGCACAGTTTTAAAAGAAGCATTAGCTGCGCCGTGTCTGCTACCTTGTGTCCAGCCACCTCCGTGTGTGTATATTACTACGGGTAATTTCTCTCCTTCCTTTAATGTTTTAGGATAATAAATATCTAAGTATAAATCCTCTTCTTCGGTAACTTTAAAAAGTACATTTAACTTTCTTTTTCCTTCTGTTTTTAAGTACGGAACTTGCTTTTTAGCCGAAAATTCTTCAAAGCTAATTAGGGCATCTCCGTTACTGTCCAATAATTCATTTAAATTTTTCCATAGGCGTTTGTTGTCCTCCTCTGTAAATTGACCGTCTTTGTTTACATCTAATCTTTCCCAAGTTTTGTTAATGTAAACATCACGATACGCTCCGTTGGATTGATCCTCTGATTGCGCAAATACTTGTAAAAAAGGAAATGTGATACCTAGAATTACTAATGAAACATTAAAATTAAATTTTCTAAATCTTGTCATAACTCTGCTGTATTCCTATTTATTACTATACCCTTGACTTTTATAGGTTTCTAAAAGTTGTTCTAATTCTGCTACAACTTCAGGATGTTCATTATAGAGATTATTCTTTTCTTCAGGATCATTAATCATATCATATAAAGTCCCAGGAACTTCGTTAGGTTTTGGTTCTATAGATTTTGGCTTTGTAAAACCACCTGAACCTAATTCGGGAGTGTATTTCCACTTGCCTTTTCTTATGGAGAACATGCCGTAAATTGAATGATGTACCACGGCTTCTCTAATTGGTGTCTCTATATTAGATGTATAAGCAGGCCAAAGATTGTAACTGTCTTCAGCTCCTTTTTCTACGTTAGGTTGATTTAATACACCAGATAAGGTAGCAAACAAATCTGTTGTGCACATGAGTTGATTCGATTCCAATCCTTCAGGGATGACACCTGGCCATTTTGCAATATAAGGGACTCTATGACCTCCCTCATAAATATCGGCTTTTTGCCCTTTGTAAATATAATTTGCGCGATGCGCAAATTTTTCTTTATCTCTTTCGGTCCAATTAGAGCCGTTATCAGAAGTCACGATAATTAAGGTGTTATCTATTTTTCCTGCTTTTTCTAAGGCAGTAACAACTGCACCAACAGCATCATCTACCATAGTAACATAATCACCATAATCGCCTGCTTCAGATTTACCTACAGCATCACCTATTGGTAACCAAGGTGTATGAGGTGCTGTTAACGCAAAATAAAGGAAGAAAGGTTGGTCTGTATTTTTTTGATCATCAATAAAAGAAACCGATTTTTTTGTAAAATTGTCTAAGACTTGATCAAAAACAAAATTAGGTGCTTTTTCCCCTGGCCTCCAACTAAGACCGCGACCCTTTCTTTTTACGTTTGTATATTCCGTAGGTAATTCTACAGCTTTTCCATTTTCGATATATAAATAAGGAGGGATGTCTAATGATGCAGGAATGATATACGAATAGTCAAAGCCTAAATAACTAGGGTCTTTTATGGGTTTACTAAAATCGACATTACTAACTCCGTCTTTTGCTTTTATAGTCTTATCTCCATCTTTTGGTTGCATATCTAAGCCTATGTGCCATTTTCCAATACATGCTGTTGTATAGCCATTATTTTTAAGATAAGAAGCTACTGTTGGCCTGCTTTCTTCTATTAAAGCAGGTTTGTAACCGTTTAAAACCCCTTTTTTTAAGGAACTTCTCCAGGCATAACGTCCTGTAATGATACCATATCGCGTAGGTGTACAGACAGAAGAATTTGTGTGTGCATCTGTAAAATGAACTCCTTCTGATAGTATTTTATCCATGTGTGGAGTTTGAATTCCGGATTCTGGATTTAAAGCCGAAAGGTCTCCATAACCCATATCATCGGCCAAAATATATACAATATTTGGCGCTGTATTTTTAGTCGTAACATCTTGTTTTTCGCTAGAGGTTTGAGCCTTACAAGAAGTTATAAAAGCTAAGATGAAAAGGAATCGTAATATGTTCATTCGTTCTTTTAATATAATTATTGTTGTTTAAATTATTTTTTTAAAGCAAACTTTGCTTGAGGCCATTCTCCTGAAATAGGGTCGTTTTCTTGAACTTTCCCAGGCGTACTTCTGCCCTCTTTTATTTGTTGGATCAGTATGTCTTTTAATTCCTTAACTTTTTCAGGAAATTGATCGGCAACGTTATTTCTCTCTTTGACGTCCTTTTTTAAATTGTACAGAATTTCTTCCGCATTAACATCTTTATGTATTTTTGTTTCGCCAGAGGCCATAATACCTGAGTTTGGAGATACAATTAATTTCCAATCTCCTTTTCTAATCGCAAAAACACCATACTTGTCATGATGAATAGTGGCATCTCTTAAATAATCTCCTTCATTGGTTAATAAAGGCATCATGCTAAAACTATCTTCGGCCTCATTATCCTTAAAATCATAATCGATAATGTCTGCACATGTTGCCATAAAATCTGTAGTACATATGGTGGCCTCTGAAACCGAATTTGGTTTTATTTTTCCTGGCCATTTTACTAAAAATGGGACTCTGTGACCTCCTTCTAAATAACTTCCTTTATAACCACTATATATATAACTTGGACTGTGTTTTTCCTTTTTTAAAGTTTTTAAATCGTTAGTAGTAGCAAAACCGTTATCGCTAGTAAAGATGACCAATGTGTTTTCGTCAATGCCTTGTGCTTTTAATGTTTCAAAAATACGACCCATTAAATCATCTATCATGATTACAAAATCGGCATAAGGACTTTTAATGTCGCTTTGACCTTTCCATGGTGCAATTGGTAACACGGGATTATGTGGAGAAGGCAAAGGAATGTACATAAAAAAAGGTTGGTCTTTTTTGGCATTTTCCTTAATGAAAGCAATAGATTTATCTACAACATTTGGTAGTACGTCTTCATGTTTAAAATCATCCGCAATATCTCCTCTAATCCAAGTGGCAAATGGTGATTGTTTTTTGGTTTGAGCCGAAATCCCAGTTGGCACCATGGTCGCCTTATTATTTTCTATATACACAAAAGGTGGCATGTTTAGGGATGCTGAAATCATATATGAATAATCGAAGCCCATATCATTAGGTCCAAACTTTAAAGGTTGACTATAATCAATAGCCTTAAAATTCAAGCGATCTGATGTATCTGAAAAATGATCAAACTCTTTGCTGTTGTTTTTCATCGTCCAATTTAAACCCAAATGCCATTTTCCAATACTTGCTGTTTTATAGCCCTTATTTTTTAGCATCTGTGCCACTGTTAATCTGTTTTTCTGAATTAAACTAGGTGAATTTCCCCAAGTCACAAATTCTTTTAAAGGCGTACGCCAATTGTATCTTCCAGTTAAGATGCCGTATCTTGTTGGTGTACACACAGAAGAAGAGGTATGTGCATCTGTAAACTGCATACCTTCTTTACCCATTTGATCTAAATGAGGTGTTTGTATTTTACTGTTTTCGTTATAAATACTTAAATCTCCAATACCCAAATCATCTGCCAAAATGTATATGATATTTGGCTTTTGGGGTTTTGGTTCTTCTGTAGTATCGTTATTATCAAAACTGGTAAGCATAAAAAGTGAAGCTAATAATAAGCTACTAATTATAAGTATTTGAGTTGTTTTAGTTTTCATAATTATTCTAATTGTTTTTCAAAGTTACTTCAATAACATAACCTAAGGCATCTGTATGTATATCTGTTACTGTAGTTTGTAAGCCGTTTTCATTTTGATCCCAACTAAGAGCTTTTTCGCTTCCTAATAGTTTTACTTGTTCAATATCTCCTTCACTTTCTTTTAATGATTTTATTAGAATCTCTCCTTCTGTATTGGTGAGTGAAATAGCGTAAACCTTGTTTCCTTTAGCAGTAAACCAAAAATCTTTAGATGTAAAATCTCTTTTGAAACCTTTGGCAGCTCTATGACCTGTGCCATCTAATAATGTTTCTTCTTGGCCTTCGTTTGGTGTTTTCCAACGGGTTGTTCCGTAAACAGCATCTGCATTTTTATGAATCCATTTTCCCATCTCACGTAGGTTTTCTGCACTAGTTTCTGGTACGTGTCCTTTTCCATCAGGACCTATATTTAATAGGTAGTTTCCACCTTTAGATAGAATATCGACAAAGTAGTAGAGTAGTTCTTTTGGACTTTTCCAGTCTTCATCATAGGATTTATAACCCCAAGAATTATTCGTAGTACCACAAGTTTCCCAATACTTTTCTAGGGTTTCTGAAGCCGAAGGAATCTTATTATCTCCTGCATCTAAATAATCACCAAATGCATAACCCACTCTTCGGTTAACTAAAACGTTCGGATTGTTATCATAAACGAGTTTATAAAACTGAAAGGCTTGTGCTTCTGTAGTAAAACCTGTGCCATCAAACCAAATTAAACGCAGTTCAGGTAACATGGTTAGTAATTCTTTTATTTGTGGATAGGCTTTGTTTTCCAGATATGATTCATGTGTGTTTTCACTTGGATCCCATAAATTTTTACCATTTGGGTGTGTATAAATCCCTAAAGAATCGTTTACTTTTTTGACGTTCTTGTAATTCCCATCGGTGCCATCCATCCAATCATTACCATGAGAATAGTAGACTCCGAAATCTATACCTTCTTCTAAACAAGCGTTATAAAGTTCTTTTATGATGTCTGCTTTGTAAGGCGTGGCGTCAACCATATCAAATTCAGAATGTTTAGAATTAAACAAGGCAAAGCCATCATGATGTTTTGAAGTGATGACGATGTATTTCATACCAACATCCTTAGCTAATTTTACTACATTTTGAGCAAAGGATTTATCTGGGTTAAAGTTTTTGGCTAATGCTCTGTAGTCTTCTCTAGGAATTTGAAACGCATACATCAACCACTCCGCAACTTTTGGTCCTGGATGCGGTGCGTTGTTAATTTTAGTGCCTTTCCATAGTCCACCAGCTTGTGAATATAATCCCCAATGAATAAACATGCCGAGTTTGGCTTCTTTAAACCGTTTTAATGCTTCTTGTTTTTCCTTGGATTGGTGCATGGCTAACCATTCTTGATGATACTTACCAGAACCAATAGGTTTTTTATAATGTGGAATTATTCTTAAGCTTTTAAAATCGGCTTCAGTCGTTATAGAAAGTGTCTGTTTTTCTGTGTTTTTTATTGAGAATATGTTTTTGAATTCTGAAACTATGTCATTCGAATTAATAACGTAGTTTTTCAATAAGGATGCTTCAAATTCTTGTTCACCTATTTTTATTTTTACAGATTCATTATTTTTAAAGGATGCTTCAGTTGAAACCATTTGAAGTACATAATCTGAAGGGGTTTTTACCTCAAAAGTCCAAGAAAATGTATGTCCTTCTTTAGTTGCATCTGTTTTGTCTAATACGATCCAATTATCAGTTTGATTGAAACGCTTGTTTTCAGATACATTAGCTTTTTCTTTTGTTGTACAGCTATATTGTACGATTAAGGCTATAAAGAGCGAACATATAAGTACTGTGTTGATTTTTAATCCCTTCATGATTATAACGATTTTATAATAACATCTAAGCTTACACCTAAAGTGGCTTTTGCAATGGTATTTAATTCGTGTTCATCGCCTTTCAAATGCATCGTAGTTTGGATATGAACCATGATTTCATTTGGTTTTAAGGCTGCCGCTGGTGATGAGGTTTCTAACTCATAAAATGGTCCCATTGGCGGAACACCTGGTTCTGGAGAACCATCATTATAAGCATTTATGACATCTCCTGCAAAAGGTTCTTCTTGGTGCTCCCATGCTGAATTCACATAGCCATGAGACGCTTCTTGTGTATTATAAGTCACCAAAGTCAAAACTTTACCTAAAGCATCATAGCTTCCAGCAATTCCTTTTGAGCGTTTTGAGTTGATACCAATTTTACTCCGTTTGGTCCCATCTCCCTTAAAAAACAATACATCCTCTTTTACTTCTAAATAGTCATTAGGCACCTTACCAAAATAGGTGTCATTTACCTTTTGTCCTAACACAGTTTCTTTTCCCTCTTTAAAAGGAATAATCATAGTCGTTTCTGGTGAGGGGTTATACATTCCTAAAATCCATATAGAGGGTAATCCCGTTTCTGGTAGCCATGGTTGATCACCAATATTTGTAATTTGATTATTGGTTTGATAGCCTACAAACTCAATGTTTTCGGAAAACTGTGTTCTCAGGGTATTTTCAATGGATGCTTTATTTAAAATAGAAATGGAACGTCCAATACCCATTTTAAAAATGGTTCCACTTTTATTTATGAGTTCACAATGGTGTTCAAACGTCGCCGAATGATCTGTATGAGAAACCAAAGTAAAAGCTTCTGTATCTATAACAGCTGGAGTTTTCCAGTTTGAAAATTCAAAATCGTCTTCTGGTTTAAAAAAGAGCGAAAACTGACCTCCTTCAGGACCTAACCAAAAACGTTCTTCACCTCCAAATACATAAATCTGATTTTCTAAGCGTCCCTCACGTTCTTCTTCTGAAAGAAAACCAGCTTCAATGACTTTTTTGTTAATCCATCCAAAACCTTCGCCTTCAGCTACATTTGTAGTGCTCGTCATAACACGTCCTTGAAATTGAGGTGCAATAACTACAGCACTCTGTCTTTCTTGCAAAACAATAATATCGGTATGTTTTTTTAGAAAGGTGAGGTCTTTAGAAAAACCGTGGTCTTTTTTCATAGTATCAATCATAGTTTTAGAATAGTTGTGTCCTGATAAATTCATTAGAATCTCAAATCGTTTTGCTACGAGATAAAAATTTTCAAGGTTACTAATTTGCAATTTCTTTTAGATTAACCTCATATCTAATTCAACCTAAAAGATATCTCTTTTAAATAAATAGATCATTTTAGATGCGCTAGAAATCATGACATTTCAGCTTTTTAGTTTTTTTCGGCAATCCCATTATTCGGACTCCAATTAGGAATCCCTTGGGCTTCTAGTTGCTCATAATATTTGGTATGTAATGGTTGTTGTTTTACGCGTTTTCGATTTTCGTTTATCATAAGTGGAATAGAGGCAGACCACCATTGGTTATAAGGTTCTTGAAATTTGGCCATCACATCAGGATGTTTTGAAGCCACATTTTCGCGCTCTTCAGGATCATTACTAATATCGTATAACTCTTCATTATTAACAAAACGCCATTGCTGACTTCTAACCGCCATTTTAGTGTATTTGGCTTCGTTGACCATTCCAGTTTTCCAGCGTCCGCAATGCACAAATAGCAAACGGTCTTCCCAATTTGTCGCTGTATTTTCTAATAAAGGGATTAATGACAAGCCTTCTAAAGGCTGCATTGTTTCTGGTAGCTTAGCTCCAGTTAATTCCGCAAAGGTCGGGTATAAATCTAAGTGTGCGGTAAGTTGGTTAATGTCTTTTCCTTCGGTTAAAACACCTTTCCAATACAAGA encodes:
- a CDS encoding sulfatase family protein, with translation MKKQKRNSLRLIVLLLSIFTWSSNAQKKAKKPNIVLIVCDDLGYGDVQSLSPETSKIKTPHIDQLNQEGMTFTDAHAGASVCTPTRYGIMTGRYSWRTKLQSGVVSGFAPDLIKEDRPTIGNFLKDQGYHTAIIGKWHLNFQYIDPVSQTTIRKKGRNLPPVGATIPDGPIHRGFDYYHGFHHAGSMKAVIENDKVIIHDEVINMLPRLTTKSVEYINQQAKNKDEKPFFLYVPLGSPHTPIVPSKEWQGKSGLGNYADFVMQTDATVGAITDALKANGLSENTLVIFTSDNGASKAANIKGLANKGHLVSAGYRGSKSDLWDGGHRIPFIVKWPNNIAPNTTNNDLICLTDIFATFSEITDVVMPRKSGEDSVSFLPALHGEAINSTRAGVIHHSISGHFGYRLGKWKLLLSKGSGGWSFPKEDDPTLDTMPVAQLYDMENDPAETTNLYTTHPEIAEQLLKQLELDIKTGRSTKGEFSENDMDDIILWKKTAVNGSKKAKNKKKTSKN
- a CDS encoding alpha/beta hydrolase fold domain-containing protein; protein product: MTRFRKFNFNVSLVILGITFPFLQVFAQSEDQSNGAYRDVYINKTWERLDVNKDGQFTEEDNKRLWKNLNELLDSNGDALISFEEFSAKKQVPYLKTEGKRKLNVLFKVTEEEDLYLDIYYPKTLKEGEKLPVVIYTHGGGWTQGSRHGAANASFKTVHTALLEKGFCVVSVSYRLWKKDGNTTMRDCVIDSKDAMRYLSKHSETLGIDANRFFSFGDSAGGHISQMLLLSAPETLKGDPDLASYNYNMVAGVSWYGPCDFEDISLFNHDDSPNFKDRFGARITKPDTKPKDKLALYKEMSPINYLEKNSAPLLMIQGDKDTTIPVKHAYYMAEKANEVGAPVTTLIVKNAGHNWRRVGADINPTRESIIKTTIDYFNSYLK
- a CDS encoding sulfatase family protein, encoding MNILRFLFILAFITSCKAQTSSEKQDVTTKNTAPNIVYILADDMGYGDLSALNPESGIQTPHMDKILSEGVHFTDAHTNSSVCTPTRYGIITGRYAWRSSLKKGVLNGYKPALIEESRPTVASYLKNNGYTTACIGKWHIGLDMQPKDGDKTIKAKDGVSNVDFSKPIKDPSYLGFDYSYIIPASLDIPPYLYIENGKAVELPTEYTNVKRKGRGLSWRPGEKAPNFVFDQVLDNFTKKSVSFIDDQKNTDQPFFLYFALTAPHTPWLPIGDAVGKSEAGDYGDYVTMVDDAVGAVVTALEKAGKIDNTLIIVTSDNGSNWTERDKEKFAHRANYIYKGQKADIYEGGHRVPYIAKWPGVIPEGLESNQLMCTTDLFATLSGVLNQPNVEKGAEDSYNLWPAYTSNIETPIREAVVHHSIYGMFSIRKGKWKYTPELGSGGFTKPKSIEPKPNEVPGTLYDMINDPEEKNNLYNEHPEVVAELEQLLETYKSQGYSNK
- a CDS encoding sulfatase family protein produces the protein MKTKTTQILIISSLLLASLFMLTSFDNNDTTEEPKPQKPNIIYILADDLGIGDLSIYNENSKIQTPHLDQMGKEGMQFTDAHTSSSVCTPTRYGILTGRYNWRTPLKEFVTWGNSPSLIQKNRLTVAQMLKNKGYKTASIGKWHLGLNWTMKNNSKEFDHFSDTSDRLNFKAIDYSQPLKFGPNDMGFDYSYMISASLNMPPFVYIENNKATMVPTGISAQTKKQSPFATWIRGDIADDFKHEDVLPNVVDKSIAFIKENAKKDQPFFMYIPLPSPHNPVLPIAPWKGQSDIKSPYADFVIMIDDLMGRIFETLKAQGIDENTLVIFTSDNGFATTNDLKTLKKEKHSPSYIYSGYKGSYLEGGHRVPFLVKWPGKIKPNSVSEATICTTDFMATCADIIDYDFKDNEAEDSFSMMPLLTNEGDYLRDATIHHDKYGVFAIRKGDWKLIVSPNSGIMASGETKIHKDVNAEEILYNLKKDVKERNNVADQFPEKVKELKDILIQQIKEGRSTPGKVQENDPISGEWPQAKFALKK
- a CDS encoding alpha-L-fucosidase; the encoded protein is MKGLKINTVLICSLFIALIVQYSCTTKEKANVSENKRFNQTDNWIVLDKTDATKEGHTFSWTFEVKTPSDYVLQMVSTEASFKNNESVKIKIGEQEFEASLLKNYVINSNDIVSEFKNIFSIKNTEKQTLSITTEADFKSLRIIPHYKKPIGSGKYHQEWLAMHQSKEKQEALKRFKEAKLGMFIHWGLYSQAGGLWKGTKINNAPHPGPKVAEWLMYAFQIPREDYRALAKNFNPDKSFAQNVVKLAKDVGMKYIVITSKHHDGFALFNSKHSEFDMVDATPYKADIIKELYNACLEEGIDFGVYYSHGNDWMDGTDGNYKNVKKVNDSLGIYTHPNGKNLWDPSENTHESYLENKAYPQIKELLTMLPELRLIWFDGTGFTTEAQAFQFYKLVYDNNPNVLVNRRVGYAFGDYLDAGDNKIPSASETLEKYWETCGTTNNSWGYKSYDEDWKSPKELLYYFVDILSKGGNYLLNIGPDGKGHVPETSAENLREMGKWIHKNADAVYGTTRWKTPNEGQEETLLDGTGHRAAKGFKRDFTSKDFWFTAKGNKVYAISLTNTEGEILIKSLKESEGDIEQVKLLGSEKALSWDQNENGLQTTVTDIHTDALGYVIEVTLKNN
- a CDS encoding DUF6786 family protein; the encoded protein is MNLSGHNYSKTMIDTMKKDHGFSKDLTFLKKHTDIIVLQERQSAVVIAPQFQGRVMTSTTNVAEGEGFGWINKKVIEAGFLSEEEREGRLENQIYVFGGEERFWLGPEGGQFSLFFKPEDDFEFSNWKTPAVIDTEAFTLVSHTDHSATFEHHCELINKSGTIFKMGIGRSISILNKASIENTLRTQFSENIEFVGYQTNNQITNIGDQPWLPETGLPSIWILGMYNPSPETTMIIPFKEGKETVLGQKVNDTYFGKVPNDYLEVKEDVLFFKGDGTKRSKIGINSKRSKGIAGSYDALGKVLTLVTYNTQEASHGYVNSAWEHQEEPFAGDVINAYNDGSPEPGVPPMGPFYELETSSPAAALKPNEIMVHIQTTMHLKGDEHELNTIAKATLGVSLDVIIKSL